Proteins from one bacterium genomic window:
- the nuoL gene encoding NADH-quinone oxidoreductase subunit L yields the protein MESHALDTSLRWIVLVPLLGAALNGLLLRRMPRRAAGLLACAAVGASFLLSVAAVVRLAGLEPHHRLLADSLGTWLDIAGVRVELGFAMDQLSAVMALVVTGVGFLIHVYSLGYMAHDPGFNRFFTYLNLFIFAMMMLVLGENLVMLFVGWEGVGLCSYLLISFWFNEEANAAAGKKAFIVNRIGDFGFLLGMFVLGAALLPHLGGGEGVFSFRTIAAHTHELAPWATAIALLLFLGATGKSAQIPLYVWLPDAMAGPTPVSALIHAATMVTAGVYMIARMNMVYVLSPTAMTVVAVVGAVTALFAATIALTQNDIKKVLAYSTVSQLGYMMLACGVGAFAAGIFHVMTHAFFKALLFLGAGSVIHAMSGEQDMRLMGGLRRKLPVTWPTFLIGTVALAGVFPFAGFFSKDEILWKAFSEGNPGLWVVGFLGAGLTAFYMMRLVVLTFFGDNRASEEVRHHVHESPATMTVPLVILAALSVVGGWLGWPHFLGGANRFEQWLAPVFEAGAGGHGADAAHGAAAHGAATHAAASTEWLLAAASLSLALLGLYAGYRAYVGRATLAGKLHAFAGGRPHRVLLNKYYVDEGYEASLVRPGYALSDRVLFRAVDTGLIDGLLVNGTALLVSITSALLRLFQNGKLRFYAYVFALGAAAFVLYLALTI from the coding sequence GTGGAAAGCCATGCCCTGGACACGTCGCTGAGGTGGATCGTCCTGGTGCCCCTGCTCGGGGCGGCCCTCAACGGGCTGCTGCTGCGCCGGATGCCGCGCCGGGCGGCCGGCCTGCTGGCCTGCGCGGCCGTGGGCGCCTCGTTCCTGCTCTCGGTCGCGGCCGTGGTCCGCCTCGCGGGGCTGGAACCCCACCACCGGCTGCTGGCGGACTCGCTCGGCACCTGGCTCGACATCGCCGGCGTGCGGGTCGAGCTGGGCTTCGCCATGGACCAACTGAGCGCGGTCATGGCCCTGGTGGTCACGGGCGTCGGTTTCCTGATCCACGTCTACTCGCTGGGCTACATGGCCCACGACCCCGGCTTCAACCGCTTCTTCACCTACCTGAACCTGTTCATCTTCGCGATGATGATGCTGGTGCTGGGCGAGAACCTGGTCATGCTGTTCGTGGGCTGGGAGGGCGTGGGCCTCTGCTCTTACCTGCTGATCAGCTTCTGGTTCAACGAGGAGGCGAACGCCGCCGCCGGCAAGAAGGCCTTCATCGTCAACCGCATCGGCGATTTCGGTTTCCTGCTGGGGATGTTCGTCCTGGGCGCCGCCCTGCTGCCGCACCTCGGGGGCGGGGAGGGCGTCTTCTCCTTCCGGACGATCGCCGCCCACACGCACGAACTCGCGCCCTGGGCGACCGCCATCGCCCTGCTGCTGTTCCTCGGGGCCACCGGCAAGTCGGCCCAGATCCCGCTCTACGTCTGGCTGCCCGACGCGATGGCCGGCCCCACGCCCGTCTCGGCGCTGATCCACGCCGCGACGATGGTCACCGCCGGCGTCTATATGATCGCCCGCATGAACATGGTCTACGTCCTGAGCCCGACGGCCATGACGGTCGTGGCGGTCGTCGGCGCCGTCACCGCCCTGTTCGCGGCGACCATCGCCCTGACCCAGAACGACATCAAGAAGGTGCTGGCCTACTCGACGGTCTCGCAGTTGGGCTACATGATGCTGGCCTGCGGGGTGGGCGCCTTCGCCGCCGGCATCTTCCACGTCATGACCCACGCCTTCTTCAAGGCCCTGCTCTTCCTGGGCGCCGGCTCGGTCATCCACGCCATGAGCGGCGAGCAGGACATGCGCCTGATGGGCGGGCTGCGCCGCAAGCTGCCGGTGACCTGGCCGACGTTCCTGATCGGGACGGTCGCGCTGGCGGGCGTCTTCCCGTTCGCCGGCTTCTTCAGCAAGGACGAGATCCTCTGGAAGGCCTTCAGCGAGGGCAACCCCGGCCTGTGGGTCGTGGGTTTCCTGGGCGCGGGCCTGACGGCGTTCTACATGATGCGCCTGGTCGTGCTGACCTTCTTCGGCGACAACCGCGCCAGCGAGGAGGTGCGGCACCACGTCCACGAGTCCCCGGCGACGATGACCGTGCCCCTGGTGATCCTGGCCGCCCTGTCGGTGGTCGGCGGCTGGCTGGGCTGGCCCCACTTCCTGGGCGGCGCCAACCGCTTCGAGCAGTGGCTGGCGCCGGTGTTCGAAGCCGGGGCGGGCGGGCACGGCGCCGACGCGGCGCACGGCGCCGCAGCACACGGCGCCGCCACGCACGCCGCCGCCTCCACCGAATGGCTCCTGGCCGCGGCCTCCCTCTCGCTGGCCCTGCTCGGCCTGTACGCCGGGTACCGCGCCTACGTGGGCCGGGCGACGCTGGCCGGGAAGCTGCACGCCTTCGCCGGCGGCAGGCCCCACCGCGTGCTGCTGAACAAGTACTACGTGGACGAAGGCTACGAGGCGTCCCTGGTGCGTCCGGGTTACGCGCTGTCGGACCGCGTGCTCTTCCGCGCCGTGGACACCGGCCTGATCGACGGGCTGCTGGTCAACGGCACCGCGCTGCTGGTCTCGATCACGAGCGCGCTGCTGCGCCTGTTCCAGAACGGCAAGCTGCGCTTCTACGCGTACGTCTTCGCGCTCGGCGCGGCGGCGTTCGTCCTGTACCTGGCACTGACGATCTAG
- the nuoK gene encoding NADH-quinone oxidoreductase subunit NuoK, producing the protein MGLTHYLALAAALFLVGMAGVLIRRNSLIVFMSIEIMLSATNIVFAAYSRLHGDLAGHVFVLMVFAVAAAEAAIGLAILVEIHRLRRSVNVDDLNTLME; encoded by the coding sequence GTGGGCCTGACGCACTACCTCGCGCTGGCGGCGGCGCTGTTCCTGGTCGGGATGGCCGGCGTCCTGATCCGCCGCAACAGCCTGATCGTGTTCATGAGCATCGAGATCATGCTGAGCGCAACGAACATCGTGTTCGCCGCCTACTCGCGCCTGCACGGCGACCTGGCGGGGCACGTCTTCGTGCTGATGGTCTTCGCCGTCGCGGCCGCCGAGGCCGCCATCGGCCTGGCCATCCTGGTGGAGATCCACCGGCTGCGCCGGTCGGTGAACGTGGACGACCTCAACACGCTGATGGAGTGA